A single region of the Lotus japonicus ecotype B-129 chromosome 4, LjGifu_v1.2 genome encodes:
- the LOC130715244 gene encoding auxin-induced protein 22A-like produces MELQLGLSLLTNSPDAKDLFPCTHNNKRTFSQIVEDAAESTNTDPAMLPTLSLLPFTRINNDKEEDEEDAPVGWPPVNYRRKKLRSSINQNGMYVKVKMEGVGIARKVDLTMHRSFHSLKDTLMDMFGTQCDQQSKSYELAYQDREGDWLLAEDVPWRNFIQCAQRLKLLKTRV; encoded by the exons ATGGAGCTCCAACTTGGTCTCTCTCTCTTAACCAATTCTCCTGATGCCAAAGACCTCTTCCCTTGTACTCACAATAACAAACGCACTTTCTCCCAAATTGTAGAAGATGCAGCAGAAAGCACCAACACAGACCCCGCCATGCTTCCTACTCTGTCTCTTCTCCCCTTCACTAG GATTAACAACGACAaggaggaggatgaagaagatgctCCGGTGGGTTGGCCGCCAGTAAATTATAGGAGGAAGAAGCTCCGTTCTTCTATCAACCAAAACGGTATGTACGTGAAGGTGAAGATGGAGGGTGTAGGAATCGCCAGAAAGGTTGATCTCACCATGCACCGTTCATTTCACTCGCTCAAGGATACCTTGATGGACATGTTTGGAACTCAAT GTGATCAACAGTCAAAGAGCTATGAACTGGCTTATCAGGACAGGGAAGGTGATTGGCTTCTTGCTGAAGACGTGCCATGGAGAAATTTCATTCAGTGTGCACAGCGCCTCAAATTGCTTAAGACTAGAGTCTAG